In Bacteroides coprosuis DSM 18011, the following are encoded in one genomic region:
- a CDS encoding histone family protein DNA-binding protein (COGs: COG0776 Bacterial nucleoid DNA-binding protein~InterPro IPR000119~KEGG: bfs:BF4220 putative histone-like DNA-binding protein HU3~PFAM: Histone-like bacterial DNA-binding protein~SMART: Histone-like bacterial DNA-binding protein~SPTR: DNA-binding protein HU-beta;~IMG reference gene:2504106139~PFAM: Bacterial DNA-binding protein): MNKAELISAMAEKSGLSKVDSKKALDAFMSVVSDTLKSGDKVSLIGFGTFSVSERKARTGINPATQKPIEIPAKKVAKFKAGLDLAEAVK; encoded by the coding sequence ATGAATAAAGCTGAGTTAATAAGCGCAATGGCTGAAAAGTCGGGCTTAAGTAAAGTGGACTCTAAAAAGGCTTTAGATGCCTTTATGTCTGTAGTTTCTGACACACTTAAATCAGGTGATAAAGTATCACTAATTGGTTTTGGTACATTCTCTGTTTCTGAGCGTAAAGCAAGAACAGGAATTAATCCAGCAACTCAAAAGCCTATCGAAATTCCTGCTAAAAAGGTAGCTAAGTTTAAAGCAGGCCTTGATTTAGCAGAAGCTGTTAAATAA
- a CDS encoding Peptidase S54, rhomboid domain protein (COGs: COG0705 membrane protein~InterPro IPR022764~KEGG: bfs:BF4222 putative transmembrane rhomboid family protein~PFAM: Peptidase S54, rhomboid domain~SPTR: Putative uncharacterized protein;~IMG reference gene:2504106137~PFAM: Rhomboid family; overlaps another CDS with the same product name), with amino-acid sequence MTDLLSDLKIKFKSGNIAIQFIFINAGLFIITAFIQLFLYLFNLNSEVIKYVTSLPATFPQLASRPWSIITYMFMHDGLLHLFFNMLLLYWFGRFFLNFYSAKHLRGLYFLGGIIGGLFFISAYYIFPILRPSAHIASLIGASAAVLAIVIAIATRVPNQSVRLLFVGSIKLKYLALFVILTDLLMIINENPGGHIAHLGGAFAGFLFAKNLAKGRDITHWINCILDIPFLVKDKYNRSKAKKREKIKVAYKNKTKHTQEYEYNAQKKASEEEINRILDKIKESGYNNLSEEEKKKLFDAGK; translated from the coding sequence ATGACAGATTTACTTTCAGATCTTAAAATCAAGTTTAAAAGCGGCAATATCGCCATACAGTTTATTTTTATAAATGCTGGGTTATTTATAATCACTGCATTTATTCAATTATTCCTGTATTTATTCAATCTCAACTCAGAAGTTATAAAATATGTTACTAGTCTGCCAGCTACATTTCCTCAGCTAGCATCAAGACCATGGAGCATAATAACTTATATGTTCATGCATGATGGGCTATTACACCTCTTCTTCAATATGCTTTTATTGTATTGGTTTGGCCGTTTTTTCTTGAATTTTTACTCTGCAAAACATTTAAGGGGTCTATACTTCCTAGGTGGTATTATAGGTGGTCTCTTTTTTATCTCGGCTTATTATATATTTCCAATTTTACGTCCGAGTGCTCATATAGCGAGTCTTATTGGTGCATCAGCTGCGGTGTTGGCAATAGTTATAGCCATAGCAACCCGTGTTCCTAATCAATCAGTGAGATTACTATTTGTCGGAAGTATTAAATTAAAATATCTTGCTCTCTTTGTTATTCTAACTGACCTTCTAATGATAATTAATGAAAACCCTGGTGGCCATATTGCCCATCTCGGTGGAGCTTTTGCTGGATTTTTATTTGCAAAGAATCTAGCTAAAGGTAGGGATATTACTCATTGGATTAATTGTATTCTTGATATTCCCTTTTTAGTGAAAGATAAGTACAACAGATCAAAAGCGAAAAAAAGAGAGAAAATCAAAGTAGCCTATAAAAACAAGACAAAGCATACTCAAGAATACGAGTATAATGCTCAGAAGAAGGCAAGTGAAGAAGAAATCAATCGCATCTTAGACAAGATAAAAGAATCAGGCTATAATAACTTAAGTGAGGAAGAGAAAAAGAAATTGTTTGATGCAGGTAAATAG
- a CDS encoding Na/Pi-cotransporter II-related protein (COGs: COG1283 Na+/phosphate symporter~InterPro IPR003841:IPR008170:IPR004633~KEGG: bfs:BF4151 putative transmembrane Na+/Pi-cotransporter~PFAM: Na/Pi-cotransporter; PhoU~SPTR: Putative Na+-dependent phosphate transporter;~TIGRFAM: Na/Pi co-transporter II-related~IMG reference gene:2504106142~PFAM: Na+/Pi-cotransporter; PhoU domain~TIGRFAM: Na/Pi-cotransporter) produces MDYSFNDLLKLIGSLGLFLYGMKIMSEGLQKFAGDRLRSILTAMTTNRVTGVLTGVLITALIQSSSATTVMVVSFVNAGLLTLAESISVIMGANIGTTVTAWLISIGGFSVDVNAFVLPILAIALPLIFSGKSNRKYVGEFLFGFAFLFMGLTSLKDSAPDLSENPDMLAFVQNYTDMGFFSILLFLFIGTIVTVVVQASAATMAITLVMCVNGWISVELGAALVLGENIGTTITANLAALTANSQAKRAAFAHFVFNVFGVIWVLLIFHPFMEFVEWAVGKVTSPDISQETLISYQLSAFHSIFNVCNVLLLIWLVKFIEKTVCFFIRPKEDDKDEPRLRYITGGMLSTSELSILQAHKEIHLFSERIHRMYGMVRELLHTEDDDEFTKLYSRIEKYENISDNMELEIANYLNQVSDGRLSSESKLRIRTMLREVTEIESIGDSCYNLARTINRKRQAGTDFTEKQYDHIHFMMKLTNDALTQMIVVLERDDHYTSADINKSYNIENEINNYRSQLKNQNILDVNNKEYDYQTGVYYMDLIGECEKLGDLSISANSSSDL; encoded by the coding sequence ATGGATTATTCATTTAACGATTTATTAAAGCTCATTGGATCCTTAGGATTATTCCTATATGGGATGAAAATAATGAGTGAAGGGCTGCAGAAGTTTGCTGGAGACCGCTTGCGAAGTATTCTGACGGCGATGACCACTAACCGAGTGACAGGAGTGTTAACCGGGGTCCTTATTACAGCCTTGATACAATCTTCTTCCGCAACAACAGTAATGGTAGTTAGTTTTGTTAACGCAGGACTTCTAACCTTGGCAGAGTCAATTAGTGTTATAATGGGTGCCAATATTGGTACAACAGTAACAGCTTGGCTAATATCTATTGGAGGCTTTAGTGTTGATGTAAATGCCTTTGTCCTGCCTATACTGGCAATAGCTTTACCGTTAATCTTTTCAGGAAAGAGTAACCGTAAGTATGTAGGAGAATTCCTTTTTGGTTTTGCATTCCTTTTTATGGGGCTAACAAGTCTGAAAGATAGTGCTCCTGATTTATCCGAGAATCCCGATATGCTGGCGTTCGTACAGAACTATACAGATATGGGATTTTTTTCTATCCTATTGTTTCTATTTATAGGTACAATAGTGACAGTTGTAGTTCAAGCTTCAGCTGCTACAATGGCTATTACTCTTGTTATGTGTGTGAATGGCTGGATTAGTGTTGAACTTGGAGCTGCCTTGGTATTAGGAGAAAATATTGGTACTACTATTACAGCCAACTTAGCTGCTCTTACTGCTAATTCCCAGGCCAAGAGGGCCGCTTTTGCTCACTTTGTCTTTAATGTGTTTGGAGTTATATGGGTATTGTTAATATTCCATCCATTTATGGAGTTTGTTGAATGGGCTGTAGGTAAAGTTACTTCTCCCGATATAAGTCAAGAAACATTGATTTCTTATCAACTTTCTGCATTTCACTCTATCTTTAATGTCTGCAATGTTCTTCTACTCATTTGGTTGGTTAAGTTTATTGAAAAGACAGTATGCTTCTTTATCCGTCCTAAAGAGGATGATAAAGATGAACCAAGATTACGTTATATTACTGGTGGTATGTTATCCACCTCTGAACTATCAATCCTTCAAGCACATAAAGAAATACATTTGTTCTCAGAAAGAATCCATCGTATGTATGGTATGGTCAGAGAATTGCTTCATACAGAGGATGATGATGAGTTCACTAAACTTTATAGCAGAATTGAAAAGTATGAAAATATAAGTGATAACATGGAGCTAGAAATAGCAAACTATTTGAATCAAGTATCAGATGGTAGATTAAGCTCTGAGAGTAAATTAAGAATTAGAACAATGCTTCGTGAAGTCACAGAGATAGAAAGTATTGGAGATAGTTGTTATAACTTGGCTAGGACAATCAACAGAAAGCGTCAAGCAGGTACCGACTTTACAGAGAAACAATATGACCATATTCATTTTATGATGAAATTGACTAATGATGCTTTGACACAGATGATTGTTGTTCTGGAAAGAGATGATCACTATACAAGTGCCGACATTAATAAGTCATACAACATTGAGAATGAAATTAATAATTATAGAAGTCAACTAAAAAACCAGAATATTCTTGATGTGAACAATAAAGAATATGACTACCAAACTGGAGTTTATTACATGGACCTAATAGGTGAGTGTGAAAAACTTGGAGACTTATCTATTTCAGCTAACTCTTCATCCGATTTATAG
- a CDS encoding Endonuclease/exonuclease/phosphatase (InterPro IPR005135~KEGG: bfs:BF4223 hypothetical protein~PFAM: Endonuclease/exonuclease/phosphatase~SPTR: Putative uncharacterized protein;~IMG reference gene:2504106136~PFAM: Endonuclease/Exonuclease/phosphatase family) yields MKKLSQLTLSFFIVLNIVAVLILILTAYSPYLNPDFFPISSNLGLGFPIVLFVNILFILFWLIFKYKGMKYSVIGLLIIAPQIFKYTPYNIQRKPPQEAIKIISYNVMSFNGFKKEADGKNNILEYLKKSNADIICMQEYNVSKNKKQVTQQDVEKALSRYPYHNIQAVGDRGSGNKLAIYSKYPISNIVKIDYKSAYNGSIAYTVNIDGNKTLIINNHFESNKITMEDKVVYERILKMEDKTQIVKDTKGLVSKIVEASSIRQKQAKKVDNVVKISKLPFIIVCGDFNDSPLCYTNRLLEETLDNAFVKSGKGLGISYNQNKFYFRIDNILISRNLKAYNCMVDKSIKDSDHYPIWCYIARK; encoded by the coding sequence ATGAAAAAATTATCTCAATTAACTCTATCTTTCTTCATCGTATTAAATATTGTAGCTGTTTTAATTCTTATTTTAACAGCTTATAGCCCCTATCTTAATCCCGACTTTTTTCCTATATCAAGTAATTTGGGATTAGGATTTCCCATTGTTCTTTTCGTCAATATTCTATTTATTCTATTTTGGCTTATCTTCAAATATAAGGGAATGAAATACTCTGTCATAGGATTATTAATCATTGCACCTCAAATCTTTAAGTACACGCCTTATAATATCCAAAGGAAACCACCACAAGAAGCTATAAAAATTATATCCTATAATGTTATGAGCTTCAATGGATTTAAAAAAGAGGCGGATGGAAAGAATAACATATTAGAATATCTTAAGAAGAGTAATGCAGATATTATTTGCATGCAAGAATACAATGTTTCAAAGAATAAAAAACAAGTTACTCAGCAAGATGTAGAAAAAGCCCTATCGCGTTATCCTTATCATAATATTCAAGCTGTAGGAGATCGAGGTTCGGGAAACAAACTAGCGATATACTCTAAATATCCCATCTCGAATATTGTAAAAATTGATTATAAAAGTGCTTATAATGGATCTATAGCATATACAGTTAATATTGATGGCAATAAAACACTCATTATCAATAACCACTTTGAGTCAAATAAAATAACAATGGAAGATAAGGTGGTATATGAGCGAATCTTAAAAATGGAGGATAAAACGCAAATTGTTAAAGATACTAAGGGTCTCGTTTCAAAGATAGTAGAGGCATCGTCTATAAGACAAAAACAAGCTAAAAAGGTGGATAATGTCGTTAAAATTAGTAAATTACCTTTCATTATAGTGTGTGGTGACTTCAACGACTCACCTCTATGCTATACCAATAGGCTGTTAGAGGAGACTTTAGACAACGCATTTGTCAAGTCGGGTAAAGGATTAGGAATTTCTTATAATCAAAACAAATTCTATTTTCGAATAGATAACATATTAATCAGTAGAAATTTAAAAGCGTATAACTGCATGGTGGATAAATCAATAAAAGACTCTGATCATTATCCTATATGGTGTTATATCGCAAGGAAGTAA
- a CDS encoding Arginyl-tRNA synthetase (COGs: COG0018 Arginyl-tRNA synthetase~HAMAP: Arginyl-tRNA synthetase, class Ic~InterPro IPR001278:IPR008909:IPR005148:IPR015945~KEGG: bfr:BF4421 arginyl-tRNA synthetase~PFAM: DALR anticodon binding; Arginyl-tRNA synthetase, class Ic, core; Arginyl tRNA synthetase, class Ic, N-terminal~PRIAM: Arginine--tRNA ligase~SMART: DALR anticodon binding~SPTR: Arginyl-tRNA synthetase;~TIGRFAM: Arginyl-tRNA synthetase, class Ic~IMG reference gene:2504106140~PFAM: DALR anticodon binding domain; Arginyl tRNA synthetase N terminal domain; tRNA synthetases class I (R)~TIGRFAM: arginyl-tRNA synthetase), whose translation MSIEERLIDAVVKGIKELYGADVPAAQVQLQKTKKEFEGHLTVVVFPFLRMSRKAPEATAQELGEYLKANEPIISNFNVIKGFLNLIIAPSCWVELLNDIHADAHYGIKEVGEDSKLVMIEYSSPNTNKPLHLGHVRNNLLGHSLSKIMAANGNKVVKTNIVNDRGIHICKSMLAWAKYGKGETPESSGKKGDHLVGDYYVAFDKHYKAELAELKSKGMSDEEAEASSVLMKEAREMLVKWEANDPEVRALWNKMNGWVYTGFDETYKRLGVSFDKIYYESDTYLEGKEKVDEGLAKGLFFKKEDGSVWADLTKEGLDQKLLLRADGTSVYMTQDIGTAKMRFSDYSIDQMIYVVGNEQNYHFQVLSILLDKLGFAWGKDLVHFSYGMVELPEGKMKSREGTVVDADDLMDEMIDTAKETSKELGKLDHISDEEANEIARIVGLGALKYFILKVDARKNMTFNPKESIDFNGNTGPFIQYTYARIQSVLRKAKEAGMVLPKSVDVTTEISEKERGLIQLVADFAVIVDQAGKDYSPSGIANYIYELVKEYNQFYHDFSILREEDEKVKLFRLVLSQTVAETIKNGMDLLGIEVPDRM comes from the coding sequence ATGAGTATAGAAGAGAGACTTATTGATGCAGTCGTAAAAGGTATTAAAGAGCTATATGGAGCCGATGTGCCAGCCGCTCAAGTACAGCTGCAAAAGACTAAAAAAGAGTTTGAAGGACATTTGACAGTAGTTGTATTCCCTTTCTTGCGTATGTCAAGGAAAGCTCCAGAAGCTACAGCACAAGAGTTAGGGGAATATCTTAAAGCAAATGAGCCCATTATTAGTAACTTCAATGTGATAAAGGGGTTCTTAAATTTAATAATAGCTCCTTCTTGTTGGGTTGAATTACTGAATGATATACATGCCGATGCTCATTATGGCATCAAGGAAGTAGGTGAGGATTCTAAATTAGTGATGATTGAGTACTCTTCACCTAATACGAATAAACCTCTTCACTTAGGACATGTTCGTAATAATCTTCTAGGCCATTCTCTATCTAAAATTATGGCAGCAAACGGAAATAAAGTTGTCAAAACGAATATCGTTAATGATAGAGGTATTCATATCTGTAAATCCATGTTGGCTTGGGCTAAGTATGGAAAGGGTGAAACACCTGAATCATCAGGCAAAAAAGGAGACCATTTAGTAGGTGATTATTATGTGGCTTTCGATAAGCATTATAAAGCTGAATTAGCAGAACTAAAAAGTAAAGGAATGAGCGATGAAGAGGCTGAAGCTTCTTCTGTTTTGATGAAAGAAGCTCGTGAAATGCTTGTGAAATGGGAAGCTAATGATCCAGAAGTGAGAGCTTTATGGAATAAGATGAATGGTTGGGTATATACAGGATTTGATGAAACTTATAAACGTTTGGGCGTAAGCTTTGATAAAATATATTATGAGTCTGATACTTATCTAGAAGGAAAAGAAAAAGTTGATGAAGGCCTAGCTAAAGGATTATTCTTTAAAAAAGAAGATGGCTCTGTTTGGGCTGATTTGACTAAAGAAGGTCTTGATCAAAAGCTTTTGCTTCGTGCAGATGGTACATCTGTTTATATGACTCAAGATATAGGTACCGCAAAAATGCGTTTCTCTGATTACTCAATAGATCAAATGATTTATGTGGTGGGGAATGAACAAAACTATCATTTCCAGGTACTTTCTATTTTATTGGATAAATTAGGATTTGCTTGGGGTAAAGATTTGGTGCATTTCTCCTATGGAATGGTAGAGTTACCCGAAGGTAAAATGAAGTCTAGAGAGGGTACTGTTGTTGATGCAGATGACCTAATGGATGAAATGATAGATACAGCGAAAGAAACATCAAAGGAATTGGGTAAATTAGATCATATATCTGATGAAGAAGCCAATGAAATTGCTCGTATCGTGGGACTAGGAGCTCTGAAATATTTTATTTTAAAAGTAGATGCTCGTAAGAACATGACTTTTAATCCAAAAGAGTCTATTGACTTTAATGGTAATACCGGTCCATTTATTCAATATACATATGCTCGTATTCAGTCTGTATTAAGAAAGGCAAAAGAAGCGGGTATGGTACTTCCTAAATCAGTTGATGTTACAACAGAAATTAGTGAAAAAGAAAGAGGACTAATTCAATTGGTAGCCGATTTTGCAGTTATAGTAGATCAAGCTGGTAAAGATTACAGCCCTTCTGGTATTGCAAATTATATCTACGAATTAGTTAAAGAGTATAACCAGTTCTATCATGATTTTTCTATTCTTAGAGAAGAAGATGAAAAGGTTAAGCTATTCCGCTTAGTATTGTCGCAAACTGTGGCTGAAACTATAAAGAATGGTATGGATCTACTAGGTATAGAAGTGCCTGATAGAATGTAA
- a CDS encoding phosphoribulokinase/uridine kinase (COGs: COG0572 Uridine kinase~InterPro IPR003593:IPR006083~KEGG: bfr:BF4352 uridine kinase~PFAM: Phosphoribulokinase/uridine kinase~SMART: ATPase, AAA+ type, core~SPTR: Putative uncharacterized protein;~IMG reference gene:2504106143~PFAM: Phosphoribulokinase / Uridine kinase family), producing the protein MKQSVQIYCKNNNIYRDFPIGSTLLEIYKGFKLDFKHQVVSAKVNNRIEGLRYKVYNNKDVEFLDVRDSSAMRTYVRSLCFVLYKAARELFPSSKLYVEHPVSKGYFCNLEIGREITLEDIDLLKKRMQEIIDADIPYYRKECRTKDAMKLFAEEGMTDKVRLLETSGSIYTYYYELGGTIDYYYGNLLPSSGFINVFDIMKYYDGILLRIPNKNNPEEVDELIKQEKMLDVFKEHIQWHEIMGVRTVGDMNLACKRGHATDLINVAEALQEKKISQIADDIYNRGSNGKRIKLILISGPSSSGKTTFSKRLTIQLMTNGLKPVSISLDNYFVEREDTPKDENGDYDYESLYALDLKLFEEQLQALLRGEEVKLPTFNFSTGKKEYNGNTLKLNQNSVLILEGIHALNPELTAHIPRENKYMVYVSALTTIAIDDHNWIPTTDNRLIRRIIRDHNYRDYSAEETIGRWQSVRSGEDKWIFPFQENADVMFNSALLFELAVLRQYAEPILMCVPRNDPAYSEAYRLLKFLKFFHPIQDKEIPPTSLLREFLGGSSFDY; encoded by the coding sequence ATGAAGCAATCGGTACAAATATATTGCAAAAATAACAATATCTATAGAGATTTCCCCATAGGTTCTACACTTTTGGAAATTTATAAAGGTTTTAAATTAGATTTTAAACATCAAGTTGTCAGTGCAAAAGTAAATAATAGAATAGAAGGTTTACGCTACAAAGTTTACAACAATAAGGATGTAGAATTTCTAGATGTTAGAGACTCTTCTGCAATGAGAACTTATGTAAGATCTCTCTGCTTCGTCTTATACAAAGCAGCTAGAGAACTTTTTCCAAGCAGTAAATTGTATGTTGAACACCCTGTTTCGAAAGGCTATTTCTGCAATTTAGAGATAGGAAGAGAAATAACTTTGGAAGATATCGACTTGCTAAAAAAAAGAATGCAAGAAATTATTGATGCAGATATACCCTACTACAGAAAAGAGTGCAGGACAAAAGATGCTATGAAGTTGTTCGCAGAAGAAGGTATGACGGACAAAGTTCGATTATTAGAGACTTCTGGATCTATCTATACTTATTACTATGAATTAGGAGGAACCATCGATTATTATTATGGTAATCTGTTGCCTAGTTCTGGATTTATCAATGTATTTGATATCATGAAATATTATGATGGAATCTTACTTCGAATTCCAAACAAGAATAATCCTGAAGAGGTAGATGAGCTGATTAAACAGGAGAAGATGTTAGATGTTTTTAAAGAGCATATACAATGGCATGAAATTATGGGAGTCAGAACTGTTGGCGACATGAACCTCGCTTGTAAAAGAGGTCATGCTACTGACTTAATTAACGTAGCCGAAGCCCTACAAGAAAAAAAAATATCTCAGATAGCAGATGATATATACAACAGAGGCTCTAATGGTAAACGCATTAAACTAATTTTAATTTCAGGTCCTTCATCTTCTGGAAAAACAACATTTAGCAAAAGATTAACCATACAGTTAATGACCAATGGACTAAAGCCTGTTTCTATCTCACTAGATAACTATTTTGTAGAAAGAGAAGATACACCAAAAGATGAAAATGGTGATTATGATTATGAATCTCTTTATGCTCTTGACTTAAAGCTTTTTGAAGAACAACTTCAAGCTTTATTAAGAGGAGAAGAAGTAAAGCTCCCGACATTTAATTTTTCTACTGGAAAAAAAGAGTATAACGGTAACACCTTAAAGCTTAATCAAAATTCTGTGTTAATTTTAGAAGGGATACATGCTCTGAATCCTGAGCTAACAGCTCATATACCTCGAGAAAATAAATATATGGTATATGTATCTGCTCTTACTACTATTGCAATCGATGACCATAACTGGATTCCGACAACAGACAATCGCTTAATTCGCCGAATTATCAGAGATCATAATTATAGAGATTATTCAGCTGAGGAAACTATCGGTAGATGGCAAAGCGTAAGATCTGGAGAAGATAAATGGATCTTCCCTTTTCAAGAAAATGCAGATGTCATGTTTAACTCAGCTCTGCTTTTTGAGTTAGCAGTATTAAGACAATATGCAGAACCCATACTTATGTGTGTACCTCGGAATGATCCAGCTTATTCAGAAGCATATCGTCTCTTGAAGTTCTTAAAGTTCTTCCACCCTATTCAAGATAAAGAAATACCACCCACATCTTTATTAAGAGAATTCTTGGGAGGTAGTAGTTTTGATTATTAG
- a CDS encoding peptidase M24B X-Pro dipeptidase/aminopeptidase domain protein (InterPro IPR007865~KEGG: bfr:BF4360 Xaa-Pro aminopeptidase~PFAM: Peptidase M24B, X-Pro dipeptidase/aminopeptidase P N-terminal~SPTR: Xaa-Pro aminopeptidase;~IMG reference gene:2504106141~PFAM: Aminopeptidase P, N-terminal domain) encodes MFKKETYKQRRALLKKALGSGVYLFLGNDELSLNYADSTFRYRQDSSFLYFFGLSFAGLSAIIDVDEDKEIIFGNELTIDDIVWMGVQPTLKEKSEMVGVTHTEPTVDLGKYLARAQKQGREIHYLPPYRPEHQLKLMDLLGIKPAAQKASYKFMEAICNQRIYKSDEELAEIDKSPSFSHSPIRSM; translated from the coding sequence ATGTTTAAAAAAGAAACATATAAGCAGCGTAGAGCCTTGCTCAAAAAAGCACTAGGCTCTGGTGTTTATTTATTTTTGGGTAATGATGAGCTGTCACTAAATTATGCTGACAGTACATTTAGATATCGTCAAGACTCAAGTTTCCTATATTTTTTCGGTTTGTCATTTGCCGGTCTTTCTGCGATAATTGATGTCGATGAAGACAAAGAAATCATCTTTGGTAATGAACTAACGATTGATGATATAGTTTGGATGGGTGTTCAACCTACTCTAAAAGAAAAGAGTGAAATGGTTGGGGTTACTCATACTGAACCTACCGTAGATTTAGGAAAATACTTAGCTAGGGCTCAAAAACAAGGGAGAGAGATTCATTATTTACCTCCTTATCGTCCTGAGCATCAGTTGAAGCTTATGGATTTGTTGGGTATTAAGCCAGCAGCTCAAAAAGCTTCGTATAAATTTATGGAAGCTATCTGTAATCAAAGGATCTATAAATCGGATGAAGAGTTAGCTGAAATAGATAAGTCTCCAAGTTTTTCACACTCACCTATTAGGTCCATGTAA
- a CDS encoding Peptidase S54, rhomboid domain protein (COGs: COG0705 membrane protein~InterPro IPR022764~KEGG: bfs:BF4221 putative transmembrane rhomboid family protein~PFAM: Peptidase S54, rhomboid domain~SPTR: Putative uncharacterized protein;~IMG reference gene:2504106138~PFAM: Rhomboid family; overlaps another CDS with the same product name): protein MPTVTRNLIIINLLFFFGTFVASTYGINLNALLGLHYFMSDGFNPAQIFTYIFMHGGFTHLFFNMFALWMFGRILETVWGPKKFLLYFLVCGVGAGLIQELVQFIEVQSILSDLGGAGLDYVKSSVYNSRAYTVGASGAVYGILLAFGMLFPNEKLFIIPFPFPIKAKYFVIGYALIELYSGIGNAPGDNTAHFAHLGGMIFGLILILYWRKKGNDRFTFRS, encoded by the coding sequence ATGCCAACAGTAACAAGGAACCTCATTATTATCAACTTACTCTTCTTTTTTGGAACATTTGTAGCCTCAACATATGGTATTAATTTGAATGCTCTTTTAGGATTACACTACTTTATGAGTGATGGTTTTAATCCAGCACAAATCTTCACTTACATATTTATGCACGGGGGATTTACGCATTTATTCTTTAATATGTTTGCTCTATGGATGTTTGGACGAATTTTAGAGACAGTATGGGGTCCTAAAAAGTTTCTTCTATACTTTCTTGTTTGCGGTGTTGGCGCGGGTCTAATACAAGAGTTAGTACAATTTATTGAAGTACAATCTATCTTATCCGATTTGGGAGGTGCAGGACTAGACTATGTAAAAAGTAGCGTGTACAATAGTAGAGCATACACAGTAGGTGCTTCAGGAGCTGTATATGGTATTCTTTTAGCTTTTGGTATGTTATTCCCCAATGAAAAATTATTCATCATACCTTTTCCTTTTCCTATCAAAGCTAAATATTTTGTAATCGGATATGCACTTATAGAACTATATTCTGGTATTGGTAATGCTCCTGGCGACAACACAGCACATTTCGCTCACTTGGGAGGTATGATTTTTGGTTTAATTCTAATTCTATATTGGAGAAAAAAAGGAAATGACAGATTTACTTTCAGATCTTAA